Proteins encoded in a region of the Solanum dulcamara chromosome 9, daSolDulc1.2, whole genome shotgun sequence genome:
- the LOC129902310 gene encoding uncharacterized protein LOC129902310: MSRCFPYPPPGYSLNRASNEALIESIKLQKEREVAKAEKKDRKREKKEKRREEKKAKKENSNLGFDKATHESKGKYLFKCLEDEAEQLERSNLTEEHGPAVCSQNSSCSSDSTQNSNKRKRPASPSHAGIQAHGSIIRIKLSKKGVQGEISASKEKHLPKPAQQGAEVTVRTSAERAQPLLKTTYNQSCPAPVSVSEPSTSNSGWVDCVAVDNATPSCSKVRENSIEFQYKNLIENWFPPSLQSDNLDLEDDQSWLFQRKPKQARVEEENVGSNDTTCGSCSSLWQPRAQYLPDADLYALPFTVPF, translated from the exons ATGTCTCGGTGCTTCCCATACCCACCACCTGGCTATTCGCTGAATAGAGCCAGCAATGAAGCCTTGATCGAATCGATTAAG CTCCAAAAGGAGAGGGAGGTAGCTAAAGCAGAAAAGAAGGACAGGAagagggaaaagaaagaaaagagaagagaagagaagaaagcaAAAAAGGAGAACAGTAATCTTGGATTTGACAAGGCCACTCACGAGTCCAAAGGAAAGTACTTGTTTAAATGTCTAGAAGATGAAGCTGAGCAGTTGGAGAGGAGCAATCTCACTGAGGAACATGGACCTGCTGTGTGTTCACAGAATTCCAGCTGCTCATCTGACAGCACCCAAAATAGCAATAAAAGGAAGAGGCCTGCCTCACCTTCACATGCTGGCATTCAGGCGCATG GTAGCATTATCAGAATTAAATTGTCTAAAAAGGGGGTGCAAGGTGAGATATCAGCTTCCAAAGAGAAGCACCTGCCAAAACCTGCTCAACAAGGTGCGGAAGTCACTGTCAGGACATCTGCCGAAAGAGCCCAACCTTTGTTGAAAACTACATACAACCAAAGTTGTCCAGCTCCTGTATCAGTGTCAGAGCCAAGTACGTCCAATTCTGGGTGGGTTGACTGTGTAGCTGTAGACAATGCAACTCCATCATGTTCCAAAGTGCGCGAGAACAGCATAGAATTTCAGTACAAGAATTTGATTGAGAACTGGTTTCCACCAAGTCTGCAAAGTGATAATCTTGACTTAGAGGATGATCAATCATGGCTGTTCCAAAGAAAACCTAAGCAAGCGCGAGTGGAGGAGGAAAATGTAGGCAGCAATGACACAACTTGTGGAAGCTGCTCTTCATTGTGGCAGCCACGGGCACAATACCTTCCTGATGCTGATTTGTATGCATTGCCCTTCACAGTTCCATTTTGA